Below is a window of Flavobacterium sp. CFS9 DNA.
TGTTTTACGACTTTATGTACTTCGAGTAAGTTGCTCATGCTATAATTAAGATTTTCTGCGTCAGTTTGACCATTGTGGCATTATGGATGTAAAAGTAAATAAATAGTATCGAAATCTTGTACTATTCACACAAAAAACCCATTCTACAATTTGCTATAGAATGGGTTTCTTAAATTTATTATGGATTCCTTTTCAAAAAAGTCCGGTTTATGAAAACATATCTTTTACCTTTTCAAAAAATGATTTTTCTGATTTTTCAGGGCTCGGAATAAAGTGATCGTCGTTAAGTGCATTTTCAAAAAATTGTTTTTGCTCTTTGTTCAGCGTTTTTGGTGTCCACACATTTACATGAACCAACAAGTCTCCACTTCCGTAACCATTGATGCTTGGAATACCTTTTCCTTTTAATCTTAAGATTTTTCCGGACTGAATCCCTTCTTCTAATTTAATACGAACTTTTCCATTAATTGCTTCGATGTCTTTAGAAACTCCTAAAACGGCTTCCGGGAAACTGATGTATAAATCATAATGAATGTTTTCGCCTTCACGTTTCAGAAACTCGTGTTCCAATTCTTCAATAGCCACAATTAAATCACCAGGAACGCTGTTTCCCGGAGCATCATTTCCTTTATTAGAAACTTTTAACTGCATGCCGTCTACCACTCCCGCAGGAATTTTGATTGAAACGGTTTCGTCTTCTAAAATCATTCCCTGAGCATCTGCTTCAGATGGTCGTTTATCTAAAATCTGACCAGACCCGCCACAAGTAGGACAAGTTGACGCAGATTGCATTCTTCCTAAAATAGTGTTGGTTACACGCATTACCTGTCCCTGACCGTTACAAGTCGAACATGTTTTGTAGGTAACTCCTTTAGCCTGAACTTTACGTTTTACTTTTACTTTTTTCTCAACACCATTTGCAATCTCTTCTAAAGTCAGTTTAACTTTAATTCGAAGATTGCTTCCTTTAGCACGACGAGGGCCACCGCCTCCGCCTCCACCGAAGCCACCAAATCCACCGCCAAAAATATCACCAAACTGGCTAAAAATGTCATCCATATTCATACCACCGTGACCACCGCCAAATCCGCCAGAACCATCAAAAGCCTGATGTCCGTATTGATCGTATTTCGCTTTTTTATTAGGATCGCTTAGTACTTCATAAGCTTCTGCCGCTAATTTAAAGTTTTCTTCTGCCTCTTTGTCGCCCGGATTTTTGTCCGGATGATATTTCAATGCACTTTTTCTATAAGCTTTTTTAATTTCGGCAGCGTCAGCATTTTTTGAAATGCCTAGTATTTCGTAAAAATCTTTTTTCATAATTTAGGTTAAATTGCTTCGCCAGTTTGCCAGCGCTTGTATCCAAATTTAAAATTCCGAATTCCAATACTTTAAAAATTGACTTTCAGAATATGTCATTTGCTTTCTTAGTTCCCGATAACAACTTTAGGGAAACGAATAATTTTGTCTCCTAATTTGTAACCTTTTTCGATAACGTCAACAATTTTCCCTTTTAATTTCTCAGACGGAGCCGGGATTTGGGTAATTGCCTCAGCAAAATCAGCATCAAAAGCATCACCTGCTTTTAATTCAACTTGCTCTAAACCTTTAGAAACTAAAGTATTTTTTAATTTTTCGTGAATCAATTCAACTCCTTTTGTCAAAGTTTCATCTTCCGATTTATTGATCTCTACTATAGCTCTGTCAAAATCATCTAAAACTGGCAACATCGCCAATAAAACATCTTGATTTGCAGTTTTAAACAAATCGATACGCTCTTTTGAAGTTCTTTTTTTGTAATTTTCGAATTCAGCAAATAGTCTCAAAAACTTATCTTTTTCTTTTGCCAAGTCTTGAGCCAATTGCTCTTCAACACTTAATTCTTCAACAATTAACTGCTCACCGTTGGCGTTGTTCTCTAACGTTACATCATCTAATTCCTGATCGAATTCTGTATTTTCCGTAGTCATATTACTTTTATTTTTAAAAATATTCTTAAACTTCATTTTTTATTCTTTCTTTTGGATTGCAAAAGTACTGCCAAATCTTCTAAAATGTCAAATTGTCACTTTCTTAAGACTGAGTCATTTAAAAAGCTAAAACCACCATTTAAAATTTAGTATAATTTTAAGACTATCACGATATAGATTATAGTATATTTGAAATCCAATTGAAAACTAAATTATTACCTATCAAAATTGAATTTAAGGGTTAGCCTCGGCTTTATAAATAATTATTAATTCAAGTTTACCTTATATTAAAAAAAGCTTCGCCTTATGAGACGAAGCTTTTTTTTTATGATTTCTTTTGTGATTGTCTTGGAACATTTTTTTGATTGCCTCGAATTCGCGAATTATTTCTAATGCAGCTTTTCAACCAAAATAAATTTACAGAATCTATGAGAGACAAAAAACCTCCAACTTATCCAACTGACATAAAGAACTAAGTCAGTAAAGCAATAATCTTCAACAGAGGAAGCAAGACTATTATTGCACGGGCGGAGGGATTCGAACCCCCATCAACGGTTTTGGAGACCGCTATTCTACCCTTGAACTACGCCCGTATTTTGAAGTGGCAAATTAAACGCTTTTTTTCTCTTCCGGCAACTATTTCATCGCTTTTAATTCAATAAAAAAACAGCAACTCTACAGCTATTCACCTAACATTTTCTTCTGCAATGAATTACAGAAAACATTCTTTGAACGAACTATTTGGCATCGGATTTAAAAACAAATGTGTTTAGAGTAAAAATCACGCTGCATTCATCTTTTTTTGCCACGAATTCCCGAATTATTTCTTAATGAGCTTATATAAAAACCAAAAAATCTGCTAAATCTGCCGAATCTGCGTAAAACAAAACCACACCAAGCTTATCTTTTTTTTGCCCCTAATTCGCGAATTAATTCTTTACAAGCTTACACAAAAAAAATGCGCAGATTCGGCTGCTGAATCTGCGCAAAAAACATTTTATTTCAGAATAAAAATCTAAGCTAGCAAAGCATTTTTCAATCCTTCAAAATCTACCGTAATCTGCTCGCCTGTTACCAGATTTTTAAGTGAATACGAATTCGAAGCAATTTCCTGATCTCCAGCAATTACGGCAAAAGGAATCAATCTTTTATCAGCATATTGAAACTGCTTTCCAACTTTTACGTTATCCGGATAAAGCTCTACTTTTATATTTTCCTGACGTAATTTCTGAATAGCCTGTGACGCATACAAAGCCTCTGCATCTCCGTAATTAATAAACAATGCTTTTGAAGTCGCAGAAACGGTTTCAGGAAACAACTGAAGTTCTTCTAAAACCAAATAAATACGATCCAGTCCAAAAGAAATTCCAACGCCGCTCATATTTTTCAAACCAAAAATACCCGTCAAATCATCGTATCTTCCACCACCTCCGATAGAACCCATCGAAACTGATTTTGGAGCCGCTACTTCAAATATAGCTCCGGTATAATAATTTAATCCACGGGCAAGTGTCACATCTAAATCTAAAGTAGCTGTCGACAATCCTAAAGTTGCCACATTGTCACAAATAAATTTAAGCTCCTCCACACCTTTCATTCCTTCTTCTGACGCTGCTAATAAATGGGAAAGCTGATTGATTTTATCTGCAAAAGTTCCGCTAAAACTAAAAAGAGGCTGTACTTTTACCAATGCTTCTTCAGAAATACCATTCTCGATCATTTCTTTTTTCACGCCATCTTCACCAATTTTATCCAGTTTATCAAGAGCCACAGTAAAATCAATTAATTTATCAGAAGCACCGATCACCTCAGCAATTCCTGATAATATTTTTCTGTTATTGATTTTAATGGTCACTCCTTCTAAACCTAATGCTGTAAAAACGGTATCGTACAATTGTACCAGTTCCACTTCCTGCCATAACGATTTTGAGCCAACCACATCGGCATCACATTGAAAAAACTCTCTAAAACGTCCTTTCTGTGGACGATCAGCTCTCCAAACCGGCTGAATCTGATATCTTTTAAACGGAAATTCGATTTCATTCTGGTGTTGCACCACATATCTCGCAAACGGAACTGTTAAGTCATAACGCAACGCTTTTTCAGAAATTTGTTTTGTAAACGAATTTAATTCAACTCTTTCTGCAATAGTAATTTTATCAGCAGAAACAGCCTGAAGCTGCTCAATAGATTTTGGCAGTTCAATTTTACTTTTATTGTAGAAAAAATTTCCTGAATTTAATATTTTAAAAATCAAACGATCTCCTTCTTCTCCATACTTCCCCATCAAAGTATCTGAATTTTCAAATGAAGGAGTTTCAATCGGCTGAAAGCCAAATTTCTCAAAATTATGTTTGATAACCTGAATAATATATTGACGTTTTGACACCTCCGCTGGTGAAAAATCTCTTGTTCCTTGTGGTATGCTCGGTTTTGAAGCCATTTTTTTAGATTATTAGTTTTTTGGATCTTTAGATTATTAGATTTTTTTTTAAATCTTAAAATTTAAAAATCTCCTTATGAATTACTGTCTTTTCAGAACTTCTTTTTCTCAGATTCTGAACGACTGCAAATATCTTACTTTTTAAAATAAATAATACCACTTCGAAAACAAACTTGTAACAAAAAACGTATTTTCGTGACAAATAGATCATGATGCTAAAATTATTTAAAGAAAATATCCGAATTGCTTTTGGTTCTATCAAAACTCAATTGCTGCGTACCATTCTTACCGTTTTAATTATTGCTATCGGAATTACTGCTCTGGTGGGAATCCTCACGGTCGTTACGGCTCTTGAAAATACGGTTTCGACCAATTTTGCATCAATGGGTGCCAACACCTTTAACATCAATCAATACGAAAACAACCTTAAAAATCGTGGAGGAAATGAACGTGAAATCATCAATCCGATTATTTCTTACCCTGAGGCTGTAGCCTTCAAAAACAAATACAAATATCCTTTTACCGAAACTTCACTTTCTTTTACTGCCACCTCCAAAGCTGAAGTAAAATATTCAGATCAAAAAACCGATCCGGAAATTACGATTGTTGGTGTCGACGAGCATTTTATCGCTAACTCAGGTCTTGAAACCACTTTAGGACGTTCGTTCAACCAATTCGATATTGAAAACAACACTTACTCCTGCGTTGTAGGTTCTGATTTTGAAAAAGGCTTACTAAAAGACGTTAACCCAATCGATAAAATTATCTCTATCCGTGGTGCCCGATTCAAAGTGATCGGTGTTCTAAAGGAAAAAGGCTCGACCTTTGGGAACAGTCAGGACTTACGTGTTTTAATTCCAATTCAGGTCGCACGATCTTTGTTTACGACTCCGAAAATCAACTATACCATTAGTGTGATGGTTTCAAAAAAAGAACTTTTGGACGAAGCTATAGATAATGCCACAAGTACGATGCGCAGGGTTCGTAAATTAAGCCCTGTTCGCGACAACAATTTTGGTATTGGAAGAAGTGACGATTTAATTAACCGTATTTTAGGGATCACCAAATATTTAGGATGGGCTTCCTGGATCATCAGTATCATCACCATCTTAGGATCATCAATTGCTTTGATGAACATCATGATTGTTTCGGTTACAGAACGAACCCGCGAAATTGGCGTACGAAAAGCTCTGGGAGCTACCAAAGTAACAATTTCAGTACAGTTTTTCATCGAAACCCTATTAATTGGTCAAATAGGCGGTTTGGTCGGTATTGTATTAGGAATTCTTGTTGGTTTTGCTTTCGCAGCTGCAATGAGTTTTGCTTTTGTAATTCCGTGGGTGGCCATCTTTGCTGCTTTTGCTACCAGTTTTATGGTCGCCATTGTTTCCGGTTTGTATCCGGCCATAAAAGCATCACAACTGGATCCTATTGAAGCATTACGATATGAATAATTTCTAGTTTACAGTTACAGTTTGCAGTTAGTTGTAAGACTGAAAACTGAGACTGAGACTAAAAATTGAGACTGCGACTGCAAACTCAAACAATTCCCTTAATCATAC
It encodes the following:
- the dnaJ gene encoding molecular chaperone DnaJ, yielding MKKDFYEILGISKNADAAEIKKAYRKSALKYHPDKNPGDKEAEENFKLAAEAYEVLSDPNKKAKYDQYGHQAFDGSGGFGGGHGGMNMDDIFSQFGDIFGGGFGGFGGGGGGGPRRAKGSNLRIKVKLTLEEIANGVEKKVKVKRKVQAKGVTYKTCSTCNGQGQVMRVTNTILGRMQSASTCPTCGGSGQILDKRPSEADAQGMILEDETVSIKIPAGVVDGMQLKVSNKGNDAPGNSVPGDLIVAIEELEHEFLKREGENIHYDLYISFPEAVLGVSKDIEAINGKVRIKLEEGIQSGKILRLKGKGIPSINGYGSGDLLVHVNVWTPKTLNKEQKQFFENALNDDHFIPSPEKSEKSFFEKVKDMFS
- a CDS encoding nucleotide exchange factor GrpE; this translates as MKFKNIFKNKSNMTTENTEFDQELDDVTLENNANGEQLIVEELSVEEQLAQDLAKEKDKFLRLFAEFENYKKRTSKERIDLFKTANQDVLLAMLPVLDDFDRAIVEINKSEDETLTKGVELIHEKLKNTLVSKGLEQVELKAGDAFDADFAEAITQIPAPSEKLKGKIVDVIEKGYKLGDKIIRFPKVVIGN
- the hisS gene encoding histidine--tRNA ligase, with amino-acid sequence MASKPSIPQGTRDFSPAEVSKRQYIIQVIKHNFEKFGFQPIETPSFENSDTLMGKYGEEGDRLIFKILNSGNFFYNKSKIELPKSIEQLQAVSADKITIAERVELNSFTKQISEKALRYDLTVPFARYVVQHQNEIEFPFKRYQIQPVWRADRPQKGRFREFFQCDADVVGSKSLWQEVELVQLYDTVFTALGLEGVTIKINNRKILSGIAEVIGASDKLIDFTVALDKLDKIGEDGVKKEMIENGISEEALVKVQPLFSFSGTFADKINQLSHLLAASEEGMKGVEELKFICDNVATLGLSTATLDLDVTLARGLNYYTGAIFEVAAPKSVSMGSIGGGGRYDDLTGIFGLKNMSGVGISFGLDRIYLVLEELQLFPETVSATSKALFINYGDAEALYASQAIQKLRQENIKVELYPDNVKVGKQFQYADKRLIPFAVIAGDQEIASNSYSLKNLVTGEQITVDFEGLKNALLA
- a CDS encoding ABC transporter permease, which codes for MMLKLFKENIRIAFGSIKTQLLRTILTVLIIAIGITALVGILTVVTALENTVSTNFASMGANTFNINQYENNLKNRGGNEREIINPIISYPEAVAFKNKYKYPFTETSLSFTATSKAEVKYSDQKTDPEITIVGVDEHFIANSGLETTLGRSFNQFDIENNTYSCVVGSDFEKGLLKDVNPIDKIISIRGARFKVIGVLKEKGSTFGNSQDLRVLIPIQVARSLFTTPKINYTISVMVSKKELLDEAIDNATSTMRRVRKLSPVRDNNFGIGRSDDLINRILGITKYLGWASWIISIITILGSSIALMNIMIVSVTERTREIGVRKALGATKVTISVQFFIETLLIGQIGGLVGIVLGILVGFAFAAAMSFAFVIPWVAIFAAFATSFMVAIVSGLYPAIKASQLDPIEALRYE